Sequence from the Candidatus Hepatoplasma crinochetorum Av genome:
TTCTAGTTATTATAAATATAATTTTATGCAAATTGAAACAGGAACTAATTCTACAGGAATTTTAGTTGATACTGATCTTGATGGATATGGCGATACATTATATATGTCAGGAGCAAATGTAAATTCTGATTTCGGTAATAGTATTATTTCTTCTGGAGATTATAAAACTCCTATTGCTACAAATTCAACTTATGATTTTTTAATTCAGGATTTGTATTTTGATTTTGATGGAGTTTTGTTATCAATAGATTTAAAATTAAATGATTATCAAAATATTTTTAATGAAGAAACATTACCCACTAATGTTTTATTAATTGATGATAATAATATCAGTCACCAAACAATTTTTGAAGAAGATTTATCAAATATTACAGATGATCAATATCATTATAAAGTTGAAGATATTGAAGGTGTTCAAACTTATATATTTAAAAATATATCAATAAATGATAATATTTTTAATTTAAATGATGAGCAATTTTCTACTGATTATTTAATATCAGATTATCAAATTTCTAATATTTCAGAACAGTCAGCGACAATTAATTTAAATTTTGAAAATAATAGTGAAGAATTTGATTTATTAAATTACACTTCTTCTGAACGAAAAATTAAAGTAAATTATACTGATTTGGATCAAAATATCTCTAATTCCCAAGAATTTGTAATTGATGATTCCTATGAAATTACACTAATAAATTTAAATGCTGAATCAAATTATCAAATAGATTCAATTCAATATTTTTATCAAGATGAAAATTATAAACATACTATAGATCAAGAAAAAACACAATTTCAAACATCTTCTGCTATACCTTTAATAGAATCTGATAGTATAAAATCTATCGATAATTCAATTACAACAAATTCTTTTCAATATACAATTTTAATTGATAATTTAAAATTAAATCAAACAAAAGATAATTTTACACAATATGATATAAATAATGGTATTTGATTAATCGATGAAAATAATGAAAATTATAATTCAACTTATATTAATGCAAAAATAATTAATTCTGGTTCAATAAATGGAACAGGAAAATATCAATTAACATTTAAGCAAGATCAATTAATTGAAAATACAACATATAATTTTATTGGTATAAGTTTTGATGAGCCTTCAAGTTCTAGTGATCCTAATATAGTATTTTTTTCTAATGTTTTTTCAATAACAACAGCTTCTGCAAATAAAGAAATTATTCCTTCTACTTTTTCAATAATTGAGGATTCAATTACAAAAACTTCATTTCAATATACAATTGAAATAGATAATTTGTTTTTGATAGAGGATTCTTTATTAATTAAAAATAATCTTGAAGCAGAAATAAATTTTAGTAATTTTAATCTTGATGAAGGAATTTATTTAATAGATGATAATGGAAATATATATAATTCTTTTTATGTAAATGATAGTTCACTTTATCTTGGAGAAGGAAAAGATGAAGGAACTTCAAATTATCAATTTACATTTGAACAAAATAATCTTGAAGCAGGCAGAACATATAATTTTGTTGGAATAGGATTTACTGATTTAGAAGAAGACTTTATTAATTTTGACTCTTCAATAGCAATTAACACTGTTCCTAATAATACACAAATGATAGTAATTATTATTATTATCATTATTTTAATCATTATTTTGCTACTTATTTTTATCTTATTATTTGTTGATTTAAAAATGAAAAAAAATACAAAAAAAATGAATAATAAACTTAATAATCCTAATGGTTTGGAAGATTAAGATTTATTTTTAATTTCTTTGTTTTATAAAATTAATTATTAAATATATTTATTTTAGTCGTAATTTTTTTATAGCTACTAAAAAAAACAACAAGAAGAATTAAAAAAAGTAATTCTAATTGTTAATTTAATTTAAAAAAGAAAATTAAGAAAATATTTAATGCTTTAATTTCACAATCATAGCCAATCTTAATGATTCTGTTTTTAAAAATTCAGCAAAACAAATTGGAGGATATTTTATTCAAAAGAAGAATCAGAAAAATTAGCAAAATCTAATGGATGAAAATTTATAGAATATTTTGTAAGAATTTATTGAAAAATTGTTTCTTTTCTTAAATCGATTACATTAATGGTAAAAATATTTAATTAAAAAAATTTAGATAATTGATAAAGATTATACTGCTGAAAAAATGTCTGAAATGATTGATATTGATTTATTTGTAATAGTAACTGCAGTAGATGGAATTTATTTAGATTACAATACACCAAACCAAAGAATTCTTTTTAATCCAAAAATAAAAGATTTAAAAAAACTTCTTAATTAAATAATATTTCCTTCTGGTTCTATGGGTCCTAAATTGGAAACAAATATTAAATTTACCAATTCCAAATTAAATAGAAAATCAATTATTACTTCGCTTGATAAATTAAAAGAATCTTTAGAAGGAAATAAATACGTAACTCATATCGAAAAATAATTACTAAATTAATAAGTATATGATTTTTATGTATAATTCTTTATAAGAGGTCTTTTTTGAAAAAAAATTTTATTTTTTCCATATTGTTGTTTTTAATTACATCTTTTTCTTTTAAATCATTTGACTTAGTTTTTGATAATAAAAATATAGTTGAATCTTTAGATCAAAATGTAAAAGTTTTAGATTATGAAATGGCTAATTCTACTGCTGGTGTTATTGTTGATACAGATAGTGATTATTTGGGAGATACACTTTATATGTGAGGATTAAATAATTATGGCCAAATTGGTGATGGAACAACTACACTTGCAACTGATCCAAAAATGGTAATTCCAACTGACCAAACAGATTGAGGTGGCAATTTAATTCAATTTGAATCATCTGCTTATAATTCAGGTGTAACAGTAGATACTGATTATGATGGTTATGCAGATACAATTTATATTTGAGGAGATAATAGATATCATCAAATATTTAACAACGATGAAAGTGGTTCTATCTTATTTCCTACTCTTGTTTTACCTTCTAGTGGATCTTGAAATGGAAATATTATTGATTTTTTTCTTGGAGATGCATATGCTGGTATTTTATTAGATACTGATTATGATGGATTTGGTGATGATTTATATACTTGAGGTAATAATAATAATGGGGAACTTGGAAATGGAACAACTCAAACAGCTTCTGAACCTTTAGAAATATTTCCATCTGGACAAACTTCTTGAAATGGTAATATAACTGATATTTATGGATATAATTCTACTTTTCTTTTATTAGATACTGATTATGATGGATATGCAGATACTGGATATTCTTGAGGTAATAATAATAATTATAAATTAGGTGTCAATAGTACATCATCAAAAGTTACTACTCCAACAGAAATCGTTTCAAATGGAGGAACTTGAAGTGGTAATATTCTTGATGTTTCTTCAAATAGTAATAATTCTATGCTTTTACTTGATACAAATTTTGATGGATATGGAGATGAAGTTTATTTATCAGGGACTAATTATGAATTTCAACTTGGAATTGGTGGCAGTAATAATGTAAAGCACTCTATTTTTTATCCTGCTAGTCATACTTGAGGTAATGGTTATATTATTGATGTTTCAATGGGTGTAAATTATTCAGTAATTATTGTAGATACTGATTTAGATGGATATGCAGATGCTTTTTATGGTGATGGTTATAATAGTCATGGACAACTTGGAACATCTAGTTATGCAGGTAGTCGTAAAGGACCAAGAAAACTTACAAAAACCTTTGATAGAAATGATTTTTCTAGTTATTATAAATATAATTTTATGCAAATTGAAACAGGATCTAATTCTACAGGAATTTTAGTTGATACTGATCTTGATGGATATGGTGATACATTATATATGTCAGGAGCAAATGTAAATTCTGATTTCGGTAATAGTATTATTTCTTCTGGAGATTATAAAACTCCTATTGCTACAAATTCAACTTATGATTTTTTAATTCAGGATTTGTATTTTGATTTTGATGGAGTTTTGTTATCAATAGATTTAAAATTAAATGATTATCAAAATATTTTTAATGAAGAAGCATTACCCACTAATGTTTTACTAATAGATAATAATAATATCAGTCATCAAACAATTTTTGAAGAAGATTTATCAAATATTACAGATGATCAATATCATTATAAAGTTGAAGATATTGAAGGTGTTCAAACTTATATATTTAAAAATATATCGATAAATGATAATATTTTTAATTTAAATGATGAGCAATTTTCTACTGATTATTTAATATCAGATTACCAAATTTCTAATATTTCAGAACAATCAGCGACAATTAATTTAAATTTTGAGAATAATAGTGAAGAATTTGATTTATTAAATTACACTTCTTCTGAACGAAAAATTAAAGTAAATTATACTGATTTGGATCAAAATATCTCTAATTCACAAGAATTTGTAATTGATGATTCCTATGAAATTACACTAACAAATTTAAATGCTGAATCAAATTATCAAATAGATTCAATTCAATATTTTTATCAAGATGAAAATTATAAACATACTATAGATCAAGAAGAAAAACAATTTCAAACATCTTCTGCTATACCTTTAATAGAATCTGATAGTATAAAATCTATCGATAATTCAATTACAACAAATTCTTTTCAATATACAATTTTAATTGATAATTTAAAATTAAATCAAGCAAAAGATAATTTTACACAATATGATATAAATAATGGTATTTGATTAATCGATGAAAATAGTGAAAATTATAATTCCACTTATATTAATGCAAAAATAATTAATTCAGGTTCAATAAATGGAACAGGAAAATATCAATTAACATTTAAGCAAGATCAATTAATTGAAAATACAACATATAATTTTATTGGTATAAGTTTTGATGAACCTTCAAGTTCTAGTGATCCTAATATAGTATTTTTTTCTAATGTTTTTTCAGTAACAACAGTTTCTGCTAATAAAGAAATTATTCCTTCTACTTTTTCAATAATTGAAGATTCAATTACAAAAACTTCATTTCAATATACAATTGAAATAGATAATCTGTTTTTGATAGAAGATTCTTTATTAATTAAAAATAATCTTGAAGCAGAAGTAAATTTTAGTAATTTTAATCTTGATGAAGGAATTTATTTAATAGATGATAATGGAAATATATATAATTCTTTTTATGTAAATGATAGTTCGCTTTATCTTGGAGAAGGAAAAGATGAAGGAACTTCAAATTATCAATTTACATTTGAACAAAATAATCTTGAAGCAGGTAGAACATATAATTTTGTCGGAATTGGCTTTACCGATTTAGAAGAAGATTTTATTAATTTTGACTCTTCAATAACAATTAATACTGTTCCTAATAATACACAAATGATAGTAATTATTATCATTATCATTATTTTAATCATTATTTTGCTACTTATTTTTATCTTATTATTTGTTGATTTAAAAATGAAAAAAAATACAAAAAAAATGAATAATAAACTTAATAATCCTAATGGTTTGGAAGATTAAGATTTATTTTTAATTTATTTGTTTTAGTGGTATTTTTTTTATAGCATATTAAAAAAAACAATAATTCTAATTTTTAATTAAATCGAAAAATAATATCAAATTTTAATAGTACATCAGAATTGACTATAATTTAAAATTATTTATTTAGCATTTGATGAAGCTTTAAAAATTAATAAAAAAATGTCTAAATTAGATTTATTTTTTGCAGAAGCAATTTCGCATAAAATTATATAGAGATTAATTTAAAAAATGCAATTGATAATAAATTTTAAAAAAGAAAATTAAGAAAATATTTAATACTTTAATTTCACAATCATAGCCAATCTTAATGATTCTGTTTTTAAAAATTTAACAAAACAAATTGGAGGATATTTTATTCAAAAGAAAGATCAGAAAAATTAGCAAAATCTAATGGATGAAAATTTATAGAATATTTTGTAAGAATTTATTGAAAAATTGTTTCTTTTCTTAAATCAATTACGTTAATGTTAAAACTATTTAATTAAAAAAATTTAGATAATAGATAAAGATTATACTGCTGAAAAAATGTCTGAAAGGATGAAATCGATTTATTTGTAATAGTAACTGTAGTAGATGGAATTTATTTAGATTATAATATACCAAACCAAAGAATTCTTTCTAATCCAAAAATAAAGGATTTAAAAAAACTTCTTAATTAAAAAATATTTTCTTCTGGTTCTATAGGTCCTAAAGTGGAAACAGATATTAAATTTGTCAATTCAGAATTAAATAGAAAATCAATTATTACTTAGCTTCATAAATTAAAAAAATCTTTAGAAGGAAATAAATAAGGAACTCATATTTAAAAATAATTATTAAATTAATTAATATATGATTTTTATTTATAATTTTTTATGAAAGGTTTTCTTGATGAAAAAAAATTTTATATTTTCAATATTATTAATATTAATTACATCTTTTTCTTTTAAATCATTTGATTTAATTTTTGATAACAAAAATATAATTGAATCTTTAGATCAAAATTCAAAAGTTTTAGATTATGAAATGTCTGGTTCCACTGTTGGTGTTCTTGTTGATACAGATGATGATTATTTGGGAGATACGCTTTATATGTGAGGGTTAAATGATCGTGGCGAAATTGGTGATGGAACAACTACAAATGTTACTACTCCAAAAATTATAACTCCAACTGATCAAACAGATTGAGGTGGCAATTTAATTCAATTTGAATCATCTTTTTCTAATTCAGGTGTAACGGTAGATACTGATTATGATGGATATGCAGATACAGTTTATATTTGAGGAGATAATCAACATAATCAAATATTAAATGAGGAAATTGAAAGTAACACTGTTTTATTTCCTACTCTTGTTTTACCTTCTAGTGGATCTTGAAATGGAAATATTATTGATTTTTTTCTTGGAGATGAATATGTTGGTATTTTATTAGATACTGACTATGATGAATTTGGGGATGATTTATATACTTGAGGTATTAATAATAGCGGAAATCTTGGAGATGGAACAACTCAAACATCTTATGAACCTTTAGAAATATTTCCACCTGAACAAACTTCTTGGAATGGTAATATAACTGATATTTATGGAGCTAATTCTACTTTTCTTTTATTAGATACTGACTATGATGGATATGCAGATACTGGATATTCTTGAGGTAGTAATAATAATTATAAATTAGGTGTTAATAGTACATCATCAAGAGTTACTACTCCAACAGAAATGGTTTCAAATGAAGGAACTTGAAATGGTAATATTATTGATGTTTCTTCAAATGCTAATAATTCTATGCTTTTACTTGATACAAATTTTGATGGATATGGAGATGAAGTTTATTTATCAGGGACTAATGATCAATATCAACTTGGAATTGGTGGCAACAATGATACAAAGAACTCTGTTTTTTATCCTGCTAATCATACTTGAGGTGATGGTTATATTATTGATGTTTCAATGGGTGCAAATTGATCAGGAATTATTGTAGATACTGATTTAGATGGATATGCAGATGCTTTTTATGGTGATGGTTTTAATAGTAATGGACAACTTGGAACATCTGATTATGGAGGTAATCTTAATGGACCAAGAGTTCTTACAAAAACTTTTGATAGAAATGATTTTTCTAGTTATTATAAATATAATTTTATGCAAATTGAAACAGGAACTAGGTCTACAGGAATTTTAATTGATACTGATCTTGATGGATATGGTGA
This genomic interval carries:
- a CDS encoding RCC1 domain-containing protein, which produces MKKNFIFSILLFLITSFSFKSFDLVFDNKNIVESLDQNVKVLDYEMANSTAGVIVDTDSDYLGDTLYMWGLNNYGQIGDGTTTLATDPKMVIPTDQTDWGGNLIQFESSAYNSGVTVDTDYDGYADTIYIWGDNRYHQIFNNDESGSILFPTLVLPSSGSWNGNIIDFFLGDAYAGILLDTDYDGFGDDLYTWGNNNNGELGNGTTQTASEPLEIFPSGQTSWNGNITDIYGYNSTFLLLDTDYDGYADTGYSWGNNNNYKLGVNSTSSKVTTPTEIVSNGGTWSGNILDVSSNSNNSMLLLDTNFDGYGDEVYLSGTNYEFQLGIGGSNNVKHSIFYPASHTWGNGYIIDVSMGVNYSVIIVDTDLDGYADAFYGDGYNSHGQLGTSSYAGSRKGPRKLTKTFDRNDFSSYYKYNFMQIETGSNSTGILVDTDLDGYGDTLYMSGANVNSDFGNSIISSGDYKTPIATNSTYDFLIQDLYFDFDGVLLSIDLKLNDYQNIFNEEALPTNVLLIDNNNISHQTIFEEDLSNITDDQYHYKVEDIEGVQTYIFKNISINDNIFNLNDEQFSTDYLISDYQISNISEQSATINLNFENNSEEFDLLNYTSSERKIKVNYTDLDQNISNSQEFVIDDSYEITLTNLNAESNYQIDSIQYFYQDENYKHTIDQEEKQFQTSSAIPLIESDSIKSIDNSITTNSFQYTILIDNLKLNQAKDNFTQYDINNGIWLIDENSENYNSTYINAKIINSGSINGTGKYQLTFKQDQLIENTTYNFIGISFDEPSSSSDPNIVFFSNVFSVTTVSANKEIIPSTFSIIEDSITKTSFQYTIEIDNLFLIEDSLLIKNNLEAEVNFSNFNLDEGIYLIDDNGNIYNSFYVNDSSLYLGEGKDEGTSNYQFTFEQNNLEAGRTYNFVGIGFTDLEEDFINFDSSITINTVPNNTQMIVIIIIIIILIIILLLIFILLFVDLKMKKNTKKMNNKLNNPNGLED